The genomic stretch ATCAGGATCAGCACGCCGATCATTGCCAGCAGCAGGATCGCCAGCGCCAGCAGCCGGTCACCCCCGGAGAGCCCCCCACCTGAAAACCTAGGCATGCCGCGCATTCCTCCCGAGCAGGTTCAGGGCCCCTACCACCATCAGCACCGAGCCCATGAGCGTCAGCGCCATGGCGGCGGCCAACGGCCAGTCGAACACCACCATCGCCTGCTGCCAGACCAGCGCCGGCAGGTAGTTCAACCGCCCGCCACCAATCACGGATTGCGAGATGAAGGCGGTGGCGGCACTCGCGAAGACCAGCGTCGCCCCCGCGATCAGCCCGGGCAGCGCCAATGGCAGCACGACGCGCCGCAGCGTGCGCCACAGCGAGGCACCGAGCGAAGTCGAGGCATCCAGCAGGGCCGGATCAATCCGCGCCGTGGCCGCGATCAGCGGCAGCAGCATCAGCGGCATCTCGATCTGCGTCAGGGCCAGGATCAGCCCCGGCTCGGTTTGCAGCAGCGCGGCCGGCGCGGTGGCGAGGCCCGTGGCGATCAATGTGGAGTTGATCACCCCTTCCCGCCCCAGGATCACGATCCAGGAGAAGGTGCGCACCACGACCGAGGTCAGCAGCGGCAACACAGCGACGATCAGGATCAGCCGCTTCAACCGCGGCCCAGCGGCCATGTGCACCAGCGCCAGCGGTACGGCCAGCAGCATGGTGGCCAATACCGTCAGCGCACCCAGTCGCAGCGTGTTCAGCACCGACTGGATGTGGAAGGAATCCCCCAACACCTCATGCCAGGCGCGCAGGCTGAACTGGCTGAGGTTCTCGTCGGTCGCGAGCGACGTGCTGAGCAGGATCAGCAGCGGGGCCGCGAAGAACATCAACTGGGCGAGGCCCAGCGGCAGGGCCAGCCGCCAGACGCCCGCCCCGTTCACCCCGCCATCTCGCGGTTGAAGCGCGAAATCCAGCCGGCGCGCAGCGGATTGATCTTCGCCCAGTCATGCGTCACGAAATTCGTGATCTCGCTGATCGAGCGCATCGGCACATCGGCACCCGGCGTCACCTCCTTGTTCACGGGAACGAAGAAATACGGCTCCAGCGCCAGCGCGCTCTGAACCGGCGTGCTGATCATGGTGTCGATGTATTGGTAGGCGGCCGCGATGTTCCGGCTGCCCTTGGCGATGTGCATAGTGGTGACGAAGGCCGCCGCCCCGCTCTCCGGCACGGCGAAGGCGATGGGCACGCCGCGTGAGCGCAGCAGCGTGACGGTATAGGTGTTG from Sediminicoccus sp. KRV36 encodes the following:
- a CDS encoding ABC transporter permease, translating into MNGAGVWRLALPLGLAQLMFFAAPLLILLSTSLATDENLSQFSLRAWHEVLGDSFHIQSVLNTLRLGALTVLATMLLAVPLALVHMAAGPRLKRLILIVAVLPLLTSVVVRTFSWIVILGREGVINSTLIATGLATAPAALLQTEPGLILALTQIEMPLMLLPLIAATARIDPALLDASTSLGASLWRTLRRVVLPLALPGLIAGATLVFASAATAFISQSVIGGGRLNYLPALVWQQAMVVFDWPLAAAMALTLMGSVLMVVGALNLLGRNARHA